From the bacterium genome, the window TCAGCTTATGCGTCATAGAATAGCAAGCTATTCCCAGCAATCACAAAGGTATGTGTTTTTTGATAAAGCATCCTATGTAATCCCAGAAAGTATAAAAGATAAGGGTATGGATAAGGAATTTTCTAAAAAAATAGAAGAGATGGTAGATTTTTATCGTTTTCTGGTTAAACAGGGAATACCAAAGGAGGATGCAAGGTATATTTTGCCTTCTTCCTTTACCACAAGCCTTATTATGACAATGAATGCAAGGGAGCTCATCCATTTTTTTAGATTAAGGTGTTGCAATCGGGCACAATGGGAGATAAGGGATATGGCAGATAGAATGCTTTTTCTTGTCAAAAATATTGCTCCGAATATATTCTTTAATTCTGG encodes:
- the thyX gene encoding FAD-dependent thymidylate synthase; the encoded protein is MEVEVISHTPEPEALVARAAALCYSKEDKKPQKEKVKPFMEKLLKMGHISPFEHISFTFRISGVSRVLSHQLMRHRIASYSQQSQRYVFFDKASYVIPESIKDKGMDKEFSKKIEEMVDFYRFLVKQGIPKEDARYILPSSFTTSLIMTMNARELIHFFRLRCCNRAQWEIRDMADRMLFLVKNIAPNIFFNSGPPCIIGPCPEGELSCGKPRKSEIYS